The Lolium rigidum isolate FL_2022 chromosome 1, APGP_CSIRO_Lrig_0.1, whole genome shotgun sequence region AAAGCATGTTCGGTGCTGCACTGTTTATTACTTCATAGTTCATATAGTAGTACTGCCCTGCATCTATTGATAACTCATAAGCATGCCGTTTAGTTGAGTCAAATTTCCATTACCATCCGAACACACCAGGCCATATCATGCCATCGCGATAGCTGCAATAATATTTCACGGTACTAATAGTTGCAATTCTGTATGTCATACCAGATGGGGGCTCCCCAACTCCCACACATGGGTCAGGAGGAGGCTATAAACCAACACCAATGCCGACACCAACTTACGGCACTACACCGACGCCAACTTACGGCGCTACACCAACACCATCTTATGGAACTACACCGAGCACCCCAAGTACACCTTCCCATGATGCCCCTGAAATTCCCAAGAATCATGAAATCATTGGATCCTGCGAGTAAGAGCTAGAACGAGTACATACCATAAGCATCAACATCACAAAGCAATGGTATTAAAATTCTTTCGTTTACCTGAAATGCAGCTACTGGAAGGGCCACCCAGATACCATAATTGCAGCTATTGGCTCGCTGGGCAACATCGGCCAGACATTTGGTGCTGCATGCAGTGTGATCGTTGGCAAGAAACTGGGAAATCTGCATGAtgcactctcaa contains the following coding sequences:
- the LOC124653567 gene encoding protodermal factor 1-like, which gives rise to MGGKVLLISAVLVGLVSLSSCRSLGELNEHKTYSSGPHYGGSPTPTHGSGGGYKPTPMPTPTYGTTPTPTYGATPTPSYGTTPSTPSTPSHDAPEIPKNHEIIGSCDYWKGHPDTIIAAIGSLGNIGQTFGAACSVIVGKKLGNLHDALSNTRADGIGALIREGAAAYLNSIVNKKFPFTTQQVKDCILVAVTSDGVASAQAGVFKKANESHYKF